The window ATCCAGCTACGATCGCTGTTGCCCTTCAATGAAGTTTGGAATTTTTAAGGAGTTGAGAAGAATCTAAGGTACTTTCTTGTACTTTCCTCTGCTGTCTTTTTCAATAGGGAAAGGTATCTGATTTGCTCCGTAAGTCTTTTCTCTATATCAAgaagctttctcttcttcttactctcctTAATTTTTTGCCTAATTAGTTGAACAAGTAGTAAGCAAATTAGTAGATTGTAAATGGAGTTTGCTTTGGATTGGGGAACTGGTAGAGGATTCTTTACTTCTTAGTTCTCATCCTAATTTCTTTCTTAAGAAGTCCATTGCAGTGTTTAGAAAggttaattttcttcttctctttctaagTAAGTCTAATTGTGGAAATTTTTCTAAACCtggtttcttgttgtttgtttctcaaGGATCTGAGCTTGTTTAAGTATTACTTATCCATAGGTAGAATTTACCGGATTCTGTATCTGAAACTCAATATCGTACAGTTGTCTCTCATAGTTTTTGCTCGGGTCCTAAAtagttttctttgttcttcttcagcaTTTCTTAAGAAGACACATCTGGTTAAGAGAAGATTAGGAAGTCATGGCGAAGAAAACACAACGTCGTGCAGCTGCTCGACAGGAGAGGGATCAGTTAGGGTGCATGTGGGGATTTATGAATATGTTTAACTTCCGCCATGGACCACTGGCTCACAAGCTGCTTCTCGACCAAAAACATGGTAACAACCCTCATCTCTCTGGTATCTTTGGTTTGGGATTACTCGGGAAAgacttctttttgttaattgttatgcTGATTGTTCCAGCTGCTGGAAGTCCTAGGAACAATGAGCTTGACAGATCCAAAAGCCGCCAAAAGGATACTCAAGACACCCATGTAAGCCTTTAAACTTACCATGGAAACATCCTTAACCATCTTTTTCCGGCTTATGAGTCCTCCTGTGGATTAATTTAGTTGTTCCTTGAACTGTTAAAAGGCTGGTGAAGAACGCAATATCACGATAACCATTATAAAGCCAAGTGTGAAGAAACTCATAGCAGAAGAGTTATCCATTGACAAGGAAATCAAGAAGCAGATGGAGAATGCTGAAGCAGGACAGTTGTCAGACTCTGAActcgaaggaagaagaaggaaaaaccAGAGGAGAAAAAACAAGACCCGCAAGCAAAGCTGCGATAATTTTAGCCATCTAATTGACAGTGAAGAGCCTCAAGTTCAACGCAGAAACCATAGGTCTGCAAGTAGTGTTGACATTGATAATATGATCGAAGAGTTCTATTCCGAGATTCATCGCAGAAGTACAAGCCTTGCAAAGAAAGACGAAGACTATAAAGAAAAACTGAGGGAGTTGGTCAAGTTTTTAATCAGTCAGAAGCTTTTACATGGAAACCGTCCCAGAGGAAATAGTGAAATCCTTACATCCAAGGATTTGATGGAAGTGTTTCAGATTCTGGGATCGGATGAGGAATTGTTTCTCAAACTCTTGCAAGATCCTGAGATACTTGTGCCAAGGGAGAAAGGATCAGAGAGCTTGGGCATGTTGCAGTCAGAACAATCTTCTCTTGCTGAAAAGAAATGGTCTAGCTTTTTCAGGAAGAAGGATACACCACAAGAAGAATGTGAAGCTTCAGACCGGATTTTCATTCTGAAGCCAAGATCAGCAAGCTTTTCAAGTCCAGACACAGGAAATAGCCGTGGTTCATCACCTGATTCTCatctgatgagaaacaaattgCAGAACGAGAGAAACAGTtcacatttctttctttctgagaTCAAGAGGAAGCTGAAACATGCAATCAAAAAGGAGCAGCCGGCCGTGGGATTTAGGGAAGGGTTTCCGAAAACTAAAGATCATTTCTTTCTAGAGAGGATGGCAAAGCCTTCAACGTCTCAGAAGAAATCTCATAATGaagatgataaaaagaaaagggtaTCTAACATTTACACAGAGGCCAAGAAACATCTGTCTGAGATGTTAAACGATGGAGATCTTGATTCGAAGTCAACGAGCAGACAGGTTCAAAGAAGCCTAGGGAGAATACTCTCCTTTCCTGAGTACTTGTCTCCTCTAAACAGCCCCGGAAGAAGATGGGAGAAGAGCTCAGCTACTCATAAGAAGTCTGCTTCAGCAGATTTCATAAATATTGTGAACATCAAGAAAGAAACTCATGCAAGCCAACCAGAGGATAATGCTGATGATATTCAGGCCTGCAATCTAAGCAAAGAACCTGAAGATTCTATCCAACAAACCACAAGTGAAGATACTAGTAAACGTGTTGACATGGAGTATGAAACTGCTAACGAAGATAAAATCTCTTCTTCAGGTAATAATATTTCGATCTCATAGTAAGGCTCtctgtttttagaaaacaataactaataataaaacTGGCCTATAATCTAGGTTCTGCAGATAAGGTAATGATTCTCAATGAGATAGATGAAGTCCCAGAGGAAACAAGCTGCTCTACTCTGGTTGGTGAGGTATCCAACGTTGAAGCTCATGATGAACAGAGAGATGGCATAATCTCAAAACAGGCAAGTCATTTTGATTCAGCGctataataatatctttttGTATGGACTTTGAAATGGTGGAAGACTTAAATAGGTTTTACTGCTTCATTTTTTCTACAGACCTCTCATGAAGAGAGCCAACTACCACTGCCTTCCTCTGTGGCCTCACCGGCTCACTGTTTAGCTAAAAATGAGGAATGCAAATCAGCTAATACTGATTCTCCGGAGTGGTCAAGCCCAATATCAGTTCTTGAGCCACTCTTCGTTGAAGATGATATAAGCCCAGCcaaaatgagatctcagtcGGGTATGTGAAAAAATGATCCCAGCATCTACTACTAGACTTGGGTTGTGGTACTTAGTTCTTTATTATTGACTCATCTATAACTCAGGTGAAGCAGAGGTTAAACCTTGGTGTATCCACTTCGATGAAAAAGATCCTACAAATATAAACCGAGCGAATTCTGTCACAAGTGACAAAGAATTGGTGTTTGAGTATGTAAAAGCTGTCTTGGACGCAGTAGAATCAGACTTCAAACAGCTCTATCTGAAGGCTCAATTCTCTGACCAGCTTCTTGAACCGGCACTTATCAGCAATATACCGTTCTGTCCAAATCAGCTTTGTCCTGACCATGAGCTCCTCTTTGACTGCATCAATGAAGCTCTCATGGAGTTATGCTGTTGTCCACCATGGGCTTCGTTTGTTTCACCTAGAACCCGAGTCTTCTCTACCGTCAAAAGCATCATTCACGAAGTGCAAGAAGCGGTTTACTGGCATCTCATGCCATTGCCACTCCCTCACGCCTTGGATCAGATAGTTAGAAAAGATATGGCTAGAGCTGGAAACTGGTTAGACGTCAGATGTGACATTGACTGCATTGGCTTTGAAACTAGTGAACTGATTCTCGAGGAGTTACTCGAAGAGCTCACTCTCAACTCACTCAACAACACTGAGCACTCTCTGGTTCCACCTGAGTTGGAGATCAATGAGAGCATCCTTATTCTATAAAGGTCGTGAAAACTTAAAACTCTCTTCTTAAAGACGAAGCCACTGTTGAGACAGCTGCAAGCTCTGAACATAGCCTCTCACAGTCACCATTGCTAATTTTCTAGCACAGAACCATGTAGATACTTTGTATTACTCAGACAATAACCTCACAGAGCTCCTGTCTGATCAGAAACTGCTGAAAGGGAGAGGGAGGAAATAAGATCCTTTCAAGACCAGACCAGAAACTGTTAGTGGTGGGGTCATCATAGAGAATCACTTTCAAAGACAGTCTTCTTTTAGGATATTTTTATAGgaaaagatttttatttattttagagagtgtttgtgtttgtgtgtgaaGAACATCGAGAAAGATGTGATAGTGTTTGTTTTAAGTCGGTTTCATTGATTATTATTTGTGTGTAATATTTTCAGAATCTGACATATAATGTATTATGTGGATTAGGAGACCTAGTGATAATTTTAATCTAAGATTGGTGGGTGTTGATAACAGAAGACGATAAATATCAATGGAGTTTTTAGTACGTAAGAGGAAAGAAACAGTCACAAATCTGTAGAGAGTTTGACTCAATGGAGAAATGAAACTATTggatcatattcatatatatatatatataaagttttggATAATGTTTGTAGTTGTTGCACTTTATGCCCTACTTAGtgaataacatttttttttgataggatATGGTTATGTGGACACAATAGATAGTACACCTGATAAAGATGGATtctaaaacaattaacaaaactgaaggaattatatatatacacaacctaataagtaataaaatgTATAGCTTACTAAGAATTATAAatctttaatattaatatattatttcaatagTTATGAAACTAATTTCATTTTGTTggtaataagaaaatatacaaaactatataataacataactgGATCATATAATGCAACAATCAAACATTGAAAGTATAAAGTACCGGGACCGGATAGATTCCAACCGGTGTTTTACCACTGAATCTCCAATAATCAACACAAACATTACACAAATTGTTTCATTTCAACCATTTAGTGGACTGAGACAGGAGATCCTTTATTGTCATACCTCTTTGTGTTATGTCTTAAACGGCTTTGCCATCAAATTAATCGGTCTATTGAGCTGAAAAAATGGAAACTGATTAGTCTCTCGAGGGGGAGGGGGCAAAGCTTTCACATCTTTGTTTTAGGATGATCTTATCCTCTTAACAGAAGCTTCAGTGgctcaaataaaaataattcggGTAGTGTTGGAAACTTTTTGTGTCACTTTAGGCCAAAAAGTGAGTTTGgagaaatccaaaattttgATTAGTGAGGAAAGCGGTATTAAACGAGCATGGGATCTTGGTAATTATCTCAGGATGCCTATCCAGCAAAAGCGAATAAATAAAGACACGTTTGGGACTGTTGTTGAGAGGGTGTCGTCAAAACTTTCAGGTTGGAAAGGCCACATATTGAGTTTAGCAGGACGTATTACTTTGACGAAGTCGGTGCTGTCTTCAGTCCCAGTCAACTCGATGAGCACTATCTTATTGCCTAAATCCACTCTGTCAAGGTTGGATGCTTTATCAAGGGCTTTTATTTGGGGGAGCACCgtggaaaagagaaaataacatCTCGTGGCCTGGAAGAAGGTATGTTTACCAAAGCACGAAGGTGGATGGGGGGTTAAATCCTCTGAAATGATGAATAAAGCTCTAATTGCTAAGATTGGCTGGCGAATAATGCATGATAAAGTGAGTCTGTGGGCTCGAGTGCTTCGGTGTAAGTATAAGGTTGGTGATTATCCGGACATAACTTGGACTAGAGCCAGGGGTACTTGGTCGTCTACTTGGAGGAGTGTGGGGTCAGGTTTAAGGGATGTGGTGTTCCCAGGTTTAAGGTGGGTGCTGGGAGATGGACATTCTGTGAAGTTTTGGACAGACCATTGGTTGGGTGAGGAACCGATTGTTAATGGGAGAGTGAGGGATATACCAGCAGAGCTGATTGAGCTAAGAGTGTGTGACTTTTGGGTAGATGGTTTGGGATGGGACATGTCTCGTATTACACAGTTTGTTTCCCCTTTAGACAGGTTACAGTTGGGAGCAGTGGTGGTTGACTTATCTACTAATGCTAAGGATAAGGTGGCATGGGGAGCAACCCCAGATGGTCTTTTTACGCTATGCTCTGCTTACTCCTTCTTATCAAAACAGAAGGAACCAAGAGCGAGCATGGGGAGTTTTTTCGGAAGAATTTGGAGATCCATTCTCCCTGAAAGGATCCGAGTCTTCCTCTGGTTGGCAACTAGCCAAGTGATTATGACAAATGCTGAACGTCACAGACGTCACTTGAGTGATTCAGGGATTTGTCAAGTTTGTAAAGGTGGGGAGGAAACAATTATTCATGTATTGAGAGATTGTCCTGCTATGTCAGGACTTTGGAGCCGGATCTTATTGCCAAGTAAGAGAGGGTTGCTCTTTAGCCAGCCGTTGTTAGGATGAATATTTGGGAACTTGGGAGATATGGTGTTGCGGTTTGATGTGCCTTGGGCTATAGTCTTTGGAATGGCTGTATGGTGGGGATGGAGGTAGAGGTGTGGAAATATGTTTGGCGAGAGTGGGTAATGCCGTGATAGAGTGTGGTTTGTTAATGATAAAGCGAAGGAAGTTTTTCAGGCACATTGGCGGCAGGTAAGGGAACTCACGAGAAGGTGAGGATGGTGAGACATATTGCTTAGGCTCCGCCTCATGCTGATTGGGTTAAGTTAAACACGGACGGAGCATCTCGTGGGAATCCAGGGTGGGATGCAGCTGGGGGAGTCTTAAGAGATAGTGAAGGGAGATGGTTATATGATTTTGCTTTGAATATAAGGTTTTGTTCAGCGCTGTTGGCGAAGCTCTGGGGAATATACTATGGGTTAGTATTTGCTTGGGAGAGAAGGGTTCCTCGGGTGGAGTTAGAGGTGGATTAGGAGATTGTGGTGGGTTTTTTCAAGACTGGGATCAGTGCTGCTCATCCCATGTCGTTCCTAGTACGTTTGTGCTATGACTTTCTTTCGAAGGACTGGATAATCCGGATATCTCATGTGTATAGAGAGGCGAATCGTTTGGCAGATGGTTTGACTAACTATGCATTTGATCAACCGTTAGGATTGTACTCTTTCGAGGGTTGTCCTTCTTGTGTTCATTCAACTTTATTAGAGGATTCCATTGGGTCTGCTTACCCTCGTCATGTGCGTTTGTAGTTTAATTGTTTGTTCTTAATAAAGTAAGGGAGGCCCTTGTCTCCCTgtttcacaccaaaaaaaacattgtcactttttccttttctttggaCACCAATCAACACTTTCACTTACTTATATGTTCTTGTTTTAGAATATTATCCTTTTGTTAAGTTATTTGTGATACGAGATTTATCTTTGGAATGAATATAACATTTAGTGAGTTAGTTTTTGGATTAGCATAAAGAGTTaaccaatgaaaataaaattattccaCTTTAAATTATGGTTGTGTTACTCCtcttgtttcacaaaaagtgtcattttgacataattcacataaaattaaaaaaaatatgtaaatttttattttaatcctttataaataaactaattaaaaacatttatctttctaattaataagctCAAATATttgggataaaaaaaattaaagactaTTAAAAATACACAATGACACTATTTTTATGacaaaatgtgtcaaaatg is drawn from Camelina sativa cultivar DH55 chromosome 8, Cs, whole genome shotgun sequence and contains these coding sequences:
- the LOC104705305 gene encoding uncharacterized protein LOC104705305 isoform X1, whose product is MAKKTQRRAAARQERDQLGCMWGFMNMFNFRHGPLAHKLLLDQKHAAGSPRNNELDRSKSRQKDTQDTHAGEERNITITIIKPSVKKLIAEELSIDKEIKKQMENAEAGQLSDSELEGRRRKNQRRKNKTRKQSCDNFSHLIDSEEPQVQRRNHRSASSVDIDNMIEEFYSEIHRRSTSLAKKDEDYKEKLRELVKFLISQKLLHGNRPRGNSEILTSKDLMEVFQILGSDEELFLKLLQDPEILVPREKGSESLGMLQSEQSSLAEKKWSSFFRKKDTPQEECEASDRIFILKPRSASFSSPDTGNSRGSSPDSHLMRNKLQNERNSSHFFLSEIKRKLKHAIKKEQPAVGFREGFPKTKDHFFLERMAKPSTSQKKSHNEDDKKKRVSNIYTEAKKHLSEMLNDGDLDSKSTSRQVQRSLGRILSFPEYLSPLNSPGRRWEKSSATHKKSASADFINIVNIKKETHASQPEDNADDIQACNLSKEPEDSIQQTTSEDTSKRVDMEYETANEDKISSSGSADKVMILNEIDEVPEETSCSTLVGEVSNVEAHDEQRDGIISKQTSHEESQLPLPSSVASPAHCLAKNEECKSANTDSPEWSSPISVLEPLFVEDDISPAKMRSQSGEAEVKPWCIHFDEKDPTNINRANSVTSDKELVFEYVKAVLDAVESDFKQLYLKAQFSDQLLEPALISNIPFCPNQLCPDHELLFDCINEALMELCCCPPWASFVSPRTRVFSTVKSIIHEVQEAVYWHLMPLPLPHALDQIVRKDMARAGNWLDVRCDIDCIGFETSELILEELLEELTLNSLNNTEHSLVPPELEINESILIL
- the LOC104705305 gene encoding uncharacterized protein LOC104705305 isoform X2 codes for the protein MAKKTQRRAAARQERDQLGCMWGFMNMFNFRHGPLAHKLLLDQKHAAGSPRNNELDRSKSRQKDTQDTHAGEERNITITIIKPSVKKLIAEELSIDKEIKKQMENAEAGQLSDSELEGRRRKNQRRKNKTRKQSCDNFSHLIDSEEPQVQRRNHRSASSVDIDNMIEEFYSEIHRRSTSLAKKDEDYKEKLRELVKFLISQKLLHGNRPRGNSEILTSKDLMEVFQILGSDEELFLKLLQDPEILVPREKGSESLGMLQSEQSSLAEKKWSSFFRKKDTPQEECEASDRIFILKPRSASFSSPDTGNSRGSSPDSHLMRNKLQNERNSSHFFLSEIKRKLKHAIKKEQPAVGFREGFPKTKDHFFLERMAKPSTSQKKSHNEDDKKKRVSNIYTEAKKHLSEMLNDGDLDSKSTSRQVQRSLGRILSFPEYLSPLNSPGRRWEKSSATHKKSASADFINIVNIKKETHASQPEDNADDIQACNLSKEPEDSIQQTTSEDTSKRVDMEYETANEDKISSSDKVMILNEIDEVPEETSCSTLVGEVSNVEAHDEQRDGIISKQTSHEESQLPLPSSVASPAHCLAKNEECKSANTDSPEWSSPISVLEPLFVEDDISPAKMRSQSGEAEVKPWCIHFDEKDPTNINRANSVTSDKELVFEYVKAVLDAVESDFKQLYLKAQFSDQLLEPALISNIPFCPNQLCPDHELLFDCINEALMELCCCPPWASFVSPRTRVFSTVKSIIHEVQEAVYWHLMPLPLPHALDQIVRKDMARAGNWLDVRCDIDCIGFETSELILEELLEELTLNSLNNTEHSLVPPELEINESILIL